From Apium graveolens cultivar Ventura chromosome 9, ASM990537v1, whole genome shotgun sequence, the proteins below share one genomic window:
- the LOC141684324 gene encoding auxin-responsive protein IAA7-like yields MLKTELCLGLPGGGEAGEITKTTGKRGFSETVELKLNLQSDDSATDLKHDKAKNSTLEKNKDQVIKPPAKAQVVGWPPVRSYRKNVMAVQKSATEEKSSNEKAAATGSSMISTSAAFVKVSMDGAPYLRKVDLKVYKSYQELSDALAKMFSSFTMGNYGSQGMIDFMNESKVMDLLNSSEYVPSYEDKDGDWMLVGDVPWEMFVDSCKRLRIMKGSEAIGLAPRAMEKCKRRC; encoded by the exons ATGTTGAAGACAGAGCTGTGCCTTGGATTGCCTGGTGGAGGTGAAGCTGGAGAGATCACTAAGACAACTGGAAAGAGAGGattttctgagactgttgagcTCAAACTCAACCTTCAGTCTGATGATTCAGCCACAGATCTCAAACATGATAAGGCCAAGAATTCTACTCTGGAGAAGAATAAAGATCAAGTTATTAAGCCACCAGCCAA GGCACAAGTGGTAGGTTGGCCACCAGTTAGATCTTACCGGAAAAATGTTATGGCGGTACAGAAGAGCGCAACTGAGGAAAAGAGTAGTAATGAGAAGGCTGCAGCCACTGGAAGTAGCATGATCAGCACATCAGCTGCATTTGTGAAGGTTTCAATGGACGGTGCGCCGTATCTTCGCAAGGTGGACTTGAAGGTGTACAAGAGCTACCAAGAACTCTCTGATGCCCTTGCCAAAATGTTCAGCTCCTTTACCATGG GTAACTACGGGTCACAAGGAATGATAGATTTCATGAATGAGAGCAAAGTTATGGATCTCCTAAACAGCTCTGAGTATGTACCTAGCTACGAAGATAAGGATGGCGACTGGATGCTCGTCGGTGATGTCCCTTGGGA GATGTTTGTTGATTCATGCAAGCGTCTGCGCATAATGAAAGGATCAGAAGCAATTGGACTCG cACCAAGGGCCATGGAGAAATGCAAGAGAAGGTGCTGA